A portion of the Blastopirellula sediminis genome contains these proteins:
- a CDS encoding DUF1295 domain-containing protein, translating to MSPELTDVLFRSASVIAGFMALVWAVSLWRKDASVVDVAWGLGFVLVAWTAYFGSSERNSFGLLLPILTTIWGVRLSGYLFWRNHGHGEDYRYREMRDYWGASFPWVSLLTVFGLQGLVMWTVSLPLQAGIACADRSVLWLTIVGVLLWGAGLFFEAVGDWQLARFRATRTSENAVLDTGLWRYTRHPNYFGDFLVWWGFYLVAVAQSGAWWTAIGPAAMSVFLMRVSGVTLLEKSLSIKKPGYADYVARTNAFFPGLPKGK from the coding sequence ATGTCCCCTGAACTAACCGACGTATTATTCCGCTCGGCAAGCGTCATCGCCGGGTTCATGGCGCTTGTTTGGGCGGTTAGCTTGTGGCGCAAAGATGCGAGCGTCGTTGACGTTGCGTGGGGCTTGGGATTCGTCCTGGTCGCATGGACCGCGTACTTCGGAAGCTCGGAGCGGAATAGCTTCGGCTTACTATTGCCGATCCTTACGACGATTTGGGGCGTTCGTCTTAGCGGCTATCTCTTCTGGCGAAATCATGGTCACGGTGAAGACTATCGCTACCGCGAAATGCGCGACTATTGGGGCGCCTCGTTTCCCTGGGTAAGCTTGCTGACCGTCTTTGGTCTGCAGGGATTGGTGATGTGGACCGTCTCGCTGCCGCTGCAGGCTGGGATCGCTTGTGCCGATCGCAGTGTTCTATGGCTGACGATTGTCGGCGTGCTGCTGTGGGGAGCGGGGCTCTTTTTTGAAGCGGTAGGAGATTGGCAGTTGGCTCGTTTCCGTGCGACGCGAACGAGTGAGAATGCAGTGCTCGACACCGGACTATGGCGCTACACGCGCCATCCGAATTACTTCGGCGACTTTCTGGTTTGGTGGGGCTTCTACCTGGTCGCCGTTGCGCAAAGCGGCGCGTGGTGGACCGCGATCGGACCGGCGGCGATGTCGGTCTTTCTGATGAGGGTTTCCGGCGTCACGCTTTTGGAGAAGTCTCTCTCCATAAAAAAGCCGGGCTACGCAGATTACGTAGCCCGGACCAATGCGTTCTTTCCTGGATTGCCGAAAGGCAAGTAG
- a CDS encoding SAM-dependent methyltransferase: MGQAELLENSRRSSWFGLLLDAAENGRLPDALIRFGVRRLLNEGIEQRSLRCNEHALENFLRAAQAAPIAVVPQKANEQHYEVPASFFQKVLGDRLKYSCGYWSPQTRSLKEAEEVALRITCEHAQLMDGMDVLELGCGWGSLSLWMAQKYPNSRITSVSNSNSQREFIQARAEKLGLSNLTVITADMNDFAPTQTFDRVVSVEMFEHMRNHRELMRRINDWLRPGGKLFVHIFCQHEPPYLFQSEGEANWMGRYFFSGGMMPSVDLLPKCGSPLQLESHWTWNGSHYAKTCRAWLKNQDAAKQEIRKLFAEIYGSKEANRWHNRWRMFFIACEELFAYRGGQQWFVSHYLFQRCPLN, encoded by the coding sequence GTGGGACAAGCCGAATTACTAGAGAACTCCCGCCGTAGCTCTTGGTTCGGTCTGCTGCTCGACGCAGCTGAGAATGGACGTTTGCCGGACGCGTTGATCCGGTTCGGCGTCCGTCGATTGCTTAATGAAGGGATTGAGCAGCGGAGTCTGCGCTGCAATGAACATGCGCTTGAGAACTTTTTGCGCGCTGCGCAAGCGGCGCCGATCGCCGTCGTCCCGCAGAAGGCGAACGAGCAACACTATGAAGTGCCAGCTAGTTTTTTTCAGAAGGTGCTCGGCGACCGGTTGAAGTATAGCTGCGGCTACTGGTCGCCTCAGACGCGATCTCTGAAGGAAGCGGAAGAGGTGGCCCTGCGAATCACTTGCGAACATGCGCAGCTGATGGACGGGATGGACGTGTTGGAGCTGGGCTGCGGTTGGGGATCGCTCTCGCTTTGGATGGCGCAAAAGTATCCAAACAGCCGGATTACGTCGGTTTCCAACTCGAACTCGCAGCGAGAGTTCATCCAGGCGCGAGCGGAGAAGCTCGGCCTCAGCAACTTGACGGTAATCACGGCCGACATGAACGACTTCGCCCCGACGCAAACGTTCGATCGAGTCGTGTCGGTCGAGATGTTCGAGCACATGCGGAATCATCGCGAGTTGATGCGGCGGATCAACGATTGGTTGCGCCCTGGTGGGAAACTGTTTGTACACATTTTCTGCCAGCACGAGCCCCCCTACTTATTCCAGTCGGAAGGAGAAGCCAACTGGATGGGACGCTACTTTTTTTCCGGCGGGATGATGCCGAGCGTCGACCTGTTGCCGAAGTGCGGGTCGCCGCTACAGCTGGAATCGCACTGGACTTGGAACGGCAGTCACTACGCGAAAACATGCCGCGCTTGGCTGAAGAATCAGGATGCGGCGAAGCAGGAGATCCGCAAGCTCTTCGCCGAAATTTATGGCTCCAAAGAGGCGAATCGCTGGCATAACCGGTGGCGGATGTTCTTTATTGCGTGCGAAGAGTTGTTCGCCTATCGGGGCGGCCAACAGTGGTTCGTCTCTCACTATTTGTTCCAACGATGTCCCCTGAACTAA